The Blastocatellia bacterium DNA window GCGACCGCGTCTAACAAGGACATGCACCGGAGCCGCCGCCGCGCCGTTCCCGTGGATCAGCCCTTGCCACTCGGCGGCCCGGTAATGTCGAGCGTTAGACGCACAGGCGTTCTGTTCCACTTGCATTCTGATAGGCCCATAATAGAATTCCTCTATGAGCAGCAAAACGGTAGATATACATGATGAGAAGGCGACTCTTTCAGAACTTGTGTCTTTGGCTCTCGAAGGTAATGAAATAATCCTTACTGAAGACGACAGGCCTTTAGCCCGTCTAATCCCTATTTCAGAGTCGAAGCAATTTCGCACGCCTGGACTAAATCGGGGCGAAATCTGGACCAGCGAAGACTTCGACGATCCCCTACCTGAAGCATTCTGGACAGGAGCAGTATGAAGCTGCTTCTTGATACCCATACCTTCATCTGGTGGGCGAATGAGCCGGAAAAACTCTCCGAAAAGGTGGCCGCCGCGTGCCAGGATAGTAGCAATATGCTGATCCTGAGTGTAGTCAGCGTGTGGGAGATGCAGATTAAGATGCAATTGGGGAAGCTAAAGATTAACCGTCCGATAGAAGAGTTGATTAAAACACAGCAACAGGCAAACAGCATGCAGGTTTTACCGGTAAAACTGGCTCACG harbors:
- a CDS encoding type II toxin-antitoxin system VapC family toxin — protein: MKLLLDTHTFIWWANEPEKLSEKVAAACQDSSNMLILSVVSVWEMQIKMQLGKLKINRPIEELIKTQQQANSMQVLPVKLAHVLSLNNLPAHHKDPFDRLLIAQANIEGATLVSVDPAFSSYNVQLLW
- a CDS encoding toxin-antitoxin (TA) system antitoxin, which encodes MSSKTVDIHDEKATLSELVSLALEGNEIILTEDDRPLARLIPISESKQFRTPGLNRGEIWTSEDFDDPLPEAFWTGAV